The Flavobacterium faecale genome has a segment encoding these proteins:
- a CDS encoding MlaE family ABC transporter permease, translating to MMLIRYISQIGKYFLMLQEIFRKQTKWSVMKKLIFKEIDDLIIDSLGIVAFISFFVGGVVSIQTALNLTNPLIPKYLIGFATRQSVILEFAPTFISVIMAGKMGSFITSSIGTMRVTEQIDALEVMGVNSVNYLVFPKIIALLLYPFLIGIAMFLGILGGWMAGVYGGFTNSTDFITGAQMEFIPFHVVYAFIKTLIFALLLATIPSFHGYYMKGGALEVGKASTVAFVWTAVSIILFNYILTQLLLSA from the coding sequence ATGATGCTCATTCGATACATATCACAAATTGGAAAATACTTCCTTATGTTACAGGAGATTTTCCGTAAACAGACCAAATGGTCTGTAATGAAAAAACTTATTTTTAAAGAAATTGACGACCTTATTATCGATTCTCTCGGTATTGTGGCCTTCATTTCCTTTTTCGTAGGTGGTGTTGTTTCTATACAAACGGCCTTAAACTTGACCAATCCATTAATTCCAAAGTATTTAATTGGATTTGCAACTCGTCAATCGGTAATTCTCGAATTTGCGCCTACGTTTATTTCGGTTATTATGGCCGGAAAAATGGGTTCTTTCATTACCTCAAGTATAGGGACTATGCGTGTGACCGAACAAATAGACGCACTCGAAGTGATGGGTGTCAACTCGGTTAACTATCTAGTTTTTCCAAAAATAATTGCCTTGTTACTGTATCCTTTTCTTATTGGAATCGCTATGTTCTTAGGGATTCTAGGCGGATGGATGGCTGGAGTTTACGGCGGATTCACCAACAGTACAGACTTTATAACGGGTGCCCAAATGGAATTCATTCCTTTTCATGTGGTCTACGCCTTTATCAAAACACTTATTTTTGCGCTACTATTAGCAACAATTCCATCTTTTCATGGTTATTACATGAAGGGTGGCGCACTTGAAGTTGGTAAAGCAAGTACCGTAGCCTTTGTTTGGACAGCCGTTAGCATCATTCTTTTCAACTATATTCTAACGCAATTATTATTGAGCGCATGA
- a CDS encoding 3-oxoacyl-ACP synthase III family protein — protein sequence MTIKITGSGSYIPDNTINNADFSEHHFLNEDGTPFKYPNDVIIHKFKGITGIEKRRYAEDQYTSSDLAFFAAEKAIANANIDPETIDYIIFAHNFGDVKKGALQSDMLPSLATRVKKKLQIKNPKCVAYDLLFGCPGWIEGVLQANAFIKSGMAKRCLVIGSETLSRVVDDHDRDSMIYSDGAGATIIEASDNETGLLAYETATYAIDEAGYLFFGKSYNTELDPDIRYIKMHGRKIYEFALINVPAAMKSCLDQSGIAITDVKKILIHQANEKMDEAIVDRFYKLYNQPTPENIMPMCIHELGNSSVATVPTLFDLLVHGKIENHEINKGDVVIFASVGAGMNINAFVYRY from the coding sequence ATGACCATAAAAATAACAGGATCAGGAAGTTACATTCCTGACAACACAATAAACAATGCCGATTTCTCGGAACATCACTTCTTAAACGAAGACGGGACACCTTTTAAATACCCAAATGATGTCATAATTCATAAATTTAAAGGAATTACAGGAATAGAAAAGAGACGTTATGCTGAAGACCAGTATACATCTTCTGATTTAGCCTTTTTTGCTGCTGAAAAAGCAATTGCAAATGCCAATATCGATCCCGAAACAATAGATTATATCATTTTTGCACACAATTTTGGTGATGTCAAAAAAGGTGCTCTACAATCAGATATGCTACCTAGTTTGGCAACGCGTGTCAAAAAGAAACTTCAAATTAAGAATCCTAAATGTGTCGCATACGATTTATTGTTTGGATGCCCAGGATGGATTGAAGGAGTATTGCAAGCCAATGCCTTTATCAAATCTGGAATGGCAAAACGTTGCTTGGTTATTGGGTCTGAAACGCTTTCGCGTGTAGTTGACGACCATGACCGTGACTCAATGATTTACTCAGATGGTGCGGGTGCTACTATTATTGAAGCATCTGATAACGAAACTGGATTACTTGCTTATGAAACTGCAACTTATGCAATTGATGAAGCTGGTTATTTGTTTTTCGGAAAATCTTACAATACAGAATTGGATCCAGATATTCGTTACATTAAAATGCATGGCCGTAAAATTTACGAGTTTGCATTGATTAATGTGCCTGCTGCTATGAAAAGCTGTCTTGACCAAAGTGGTATTGCAATCACTGACGTTAAAAAAATCTTGATTCATCAAGCAAACGAAAAAATGGACGAGGCGATTGTAGACCGTTTTTACAAACTTTACAACCAACCTACCCCTGAGAACATTATGCCTATGTGTATACATGAGCTTGGTAATAGTAGTGTTGCTACCGTACCAACACTTTTTGATTTATTGGTACATGGAAAAATTGAAAATCACGAAATCAATAAAGGTGATGTTGTCATCTTTGCTTCTGTTGGTGCAGGTATGAACATTAATGCGTTTGTATACAGGTATTAA
- a CDS encoding glycosyltransferase, protein MNNPISQSISNSPFGGWGDYYLVIPTHNEEAFISLTLDSLVGQTVPPSKVIVVNDNSTDGTEEIVKSYAAKYPYITLVNKKSSAVHMPGSKVIQAFHEGEKHIDDNYDILVKIDADLIFPLNYFETIINHFKSDDRIGMAGGFCYIEKNGDFVLENLTDKDHIRGALKAYRKETYKQIGGLKPAMGWDTVDELLCKFYNWKVVTDPSLKVKHLKPTGANYNKTARYKQGEAFYTLGYGLLITSIASAKLAVMKKKPLLFVDYIQGFMKAKAAKTPLLVTAEQAKFIQSYRLQKMKEKLFGRF, encoded by the coding sequence ATGAACAATCCCATTTCACAAAGTATATCAAACTCCCCCTTCGGGGGCTGGGGGGATTACTACTTAGTCATTCCTACACATAACGAAGAAGCTTTTATTTCCTTGACCTTAGATTCTTTGGTTGGGCAAACGGTTCCTCCTTCAAAAGTAATTGTTGTAAATGATAATTCTACCGATGGAACCGAGGAAATCGTGAAATCATACGCCGCAAAATATCCGTATATCACTTTGGTTAACAAAAAATCATCGGCGGTACACATGCCCGGAAGCAAGGTGATTCAGGCTTTTCATGAAGGAGAAAAACACATTGATGACAATTACGACATTCTAGTAAAAATCGATGCTGATTTAATTTTTCCACTTAATTATTTCGAAACTATCATTAATCATTTCAAATCTGATGACCGAATAGGAATGGCGGGCGGTTTTTGTTATATCGAAAAAAATGGTGATTTCGTACTCGAAAATTTAACCGATAAAGACCATATTCGCGGTGCCTTAAAAGCATATCGAAAAGAAACCTACAAACAAATTGGCGGACTAAAACCCGCAATGGGCTGGGATACTGTGGACGAATTACTTTGTAAATTTTACAATTGGAAAGTGGTTACAGATCCATCTTTAAAGGTAAAACATCTCAAACCAACTGGTGCAAATTATAATAAAACGGCACGATACAAACAAGGCGAAGCTTTCTACACCTTAGGTTATGGTTTATTAATCACGTCAATAGCTTCGGCAAAATTGGCTGTGATGAAAAAGAAACCCTTGTTATTTGTCGATTACATCCAAGGGTTTATGAAAGCAAAAGCAGCAAAAACGCCATTATTGGTTACCGCTGAGCAAGCCAAATTTATACAATCGTACCGCTTGCAAAAAATGAAAGAAAAACTGTTTGGCCGTTTTTAG
- a CDS encoding methyltransferase, whose protein sequence is MYEKTFPNKRFKHTLEFLQRNVSTSETIFDLGVPNPFSKIMVENGYQVKNTTGEDIDKDQTALKNESYTVFTAFEIFEHLLNPYTVLENVKCDKLLISIPLRLWFSPAYRSKTDMWDRHYHEFEDWQLDWLLEKTGWKITAREKFTHPVKKIGFRPLLRYFTPRYYIVCAEKIPLTPKGGM, encoded by the coding sequence ATGTACGAGAAAACTTTTCCTAATAAGCGATTCAAACACACCTTAGAATTTTTACAAAGAAACGTTTCAACATCTGAAACGATTTTTGATTTGGGCGTTCCCAATCCTTTCTCCAAAATTATGGTAGAAAATGGGTATCAAGTAAAAAACACCACCGGAGAAGATATTGACAAAGATCAAACGGCATTAAAAAACGAAAGCTATACTGTTTTTACTGCTTTCGAAATTTTTGAACATTTACTAAATCCGTACACCGTATTAGAAAACGTAAAATGCGATAAATTATTGATTTCGATTCCACTACGTCTATGGTTTTCTCCTGCATACCGCAGTAAAACAGATATGTGGGACAGACATTATCATGAATTTGAAGACTGGCAATTGGATTGGTTACTAGAAAAAACAGGTTGGAAAATTACTGCGAGAGAAAAATTTACACATCCTGTTAAGAAAATAGGTTTCAGACCTCTATTGCGTTACTTCACACCACGATATTATATTGTTTGTGCTGAGAAAATCCCCCTAACCCCTAAAGGGGGAATGTAA